The region TACATGTATGTAGATGATGCTAGAATGATGATGTAGAACAGCTTTAGATGTAGGTGATCGATGGAACACCAGTTGTAATGCAaattttacgtattatttttagtgaaaataataataaagggggACAGGAATGTAGGAAAGACATGTTTATTCTATAGACTGCAGGGGCAAAAGTTTATCGAAGAGTATATACCCACGGAAGAGATACAGGTGGCGAGTATACAGTGGAATTACAAAGCCACCGACGACGTGGTCAAGGTGGAGGTATGGGATGTTGTAGATCGCGGCAGACGCCGGCGGAAGTTGGAGGGTCTGAAAATGGATAACGCTCCGACTAACGCGGAAAACGCGATCGAGGAACCCGCTCTAGATGCCGAGTTCCTCGACGTTTACAAGGGTACCAACGGCGTCATTATCGTGATGGACATCACGAAGAACTGGACGTTCGACTACGTACAGCGTGAGCTGCCGAAGATACCTAGCCACATACCCGTCATTGTCCTCGGCAACCACTGCGACATGTCGCATCACAGAACCGTCACCGCAGATCACGTGACGTACTTCATAGATTCGCTCCATGAGAGAACTGCACAagtaattgatttatttattaatataatgatttattgtGTGTCACGCAAATGTTTCTCCAGTAGTGAactaaaaaaagtttgaatcAGCATGTCCAGCAAGAATTTAATTggaattatcataatttcttaatttccaaaattcttaaaattaagaaattattgccattttatcacaatttaacagttctcaatattttaataaatgttattaaaacatAGTACCATATCGTATTTTACAAGTTTTAGTAATACTAAGGGATTCCGTATATAATTGagagagaattaaaatttttataaaattatattttattaacttgaTTTTATCGAGTTTATCATTTtaccttgaaaaaaatttatcagtCCATGTAACTTATATCGAGCAATGATCACAAATCCATCCCAACTAAAACAGTTCatttaattctgaatttataTGAATTGTTACAGGTGAGATACGCGGAGTCATCGATGCGAAATGGCTTCGGCCTAAAACTGCtgcacaaattttttaatctaccATTTCTGCAGCTGCAACGCGAGACATTGCTAAAGCAGCTCGAGACTAACGAGGAAGAGACGCGTCTGACTGTCCAAGAGCTCGATCTCTTCCAGGACAGCGACGATGCTGACTACAACAAATTCCTGGACAATCTCGTGAATCGTAGAAGAGCCCTTGCCGATTCAGTGTCCGCCAGTAATCTAGTCTCAAATGTTCCGTCGTCTATGAGCAACTATCATCTTGCACCTTCCAACGCGAATGCTGTTGGAGAAGTCAAAAGGTCAACCTCGATGCCCGGTCCGATCGGCGGCGGAACTCCAATACCGATGAAAAATTTAGAGATGAAATCGTTACCGAGAAAAGAGAGTTCTACGACGAGCACATCAGATAACGTATCTAATTCTACGAAAACGTCACAAATTTCGACAGCATCCATTTCGCAAAATTCCGCTGCTAAAATAGAAGCGGCTAAACCGGCTGAATCTGCCAATAACAACGGCGAGAGAAGAGATTCGCTTAATCGGCCATCACTTATGTCCAAGATCTTCGGTCATAAGAAGGAAGACGAGACAGACGGGAAACTgccaaatattaaaaatgttagtttAAACGCACCGTTGACTAGTGTCGAAGACTTCGTGCCGGATGGAATGCTGGACAAATCGTTTTTGGAAGGCTGCAGTATGAGCTCCAACTCCCTCACTCCAGAGCCAGATCCTGTACCTGTAGCTCAAGAAGGTGCAGAATCTGAGAGGTAAATGCACAGCTTTCTAAACTATCTTCTAATTACAAAGCAAATTGCTTTTTACAAacttattttcataattaaatatattaaattattatcaaacctttctattaatattaaaagaaatctgtttaaaattatcattattattaaaacaaaaaatctgtaattcttctatttatcttctttcatTTTCCCCGTGCATATCAATGGTTATTTTCTATCCgttgtaaagtttttttaataatataattctttctatTCTtcagtatattataaatacaatcaATACACAATAATTACTAagaattattttccattttatatatcatcaaaattataactatacagtattaatattaatagtaatagtattaatatacattacaaTACGATTTTTTCACACAGTGATGTGGAGACTGGTAATCCTCTGGTAGCCGGTTATGAGGATGACTTGTCGTCCATCGAAGAAGTAGTTTCTCCTGTACAGCCAAAATTAGCAGAGAATCCGCTGTCCAAACAAAAACACAAATTAGAACCATTATCAGGCCCAGAGATAAATATCGAGAAGCCAATACAAGTCACGAAACGCGACTCTGTTTCCTCTATAGAGCAAGAATTGCGTATCTCCAATGAATATGAGCAACCGAATGAGCAATCAGACATAAACTCAGACGCTTTTGATAACTGGTTACGACGAGATTCCAAATGGCGGCAAAGTCCTGAAGGAGGTGAAGATGTGAGTAGCACTAGTACGAGGAAGGATAGACTGGAATTGAGCGATAAGAGTCTGGATGTTAGCGTGACGAGTTCCAATGTTCATTTGGAGCTGCTCGATGATACTAGCATGCGCCAGGTGAGCTCCAATGCCAGTAGTCCGGTgatgaaggaaaaaaagaaacacaaaGAGAAGGTAATTGTCTTTAACAGTGACATATAAAAGATTGTTAGTTGAACTAGAGAACGTATTCCTTTCAATTATCATGATTGATTTTGAATTATggatttattacttattttttaccgATTCCAGGGAGAtgagaaggagaagaggaaaaagaaaaagtcaAAAGACAAGGATAAGGATAAAGAGAAAACGGAGAAGaccgagaagaagaagaaacgctCGTCGCATCGAACGAAGGAAGATCGAGAGCGAGACGAGCTTGAGGAATTTTTGAACGGCTCGGTCACGAGAATGGGCGTTGATGTGGCCTACGAAGCGATTTAGCATTCCGGAATTATTAtcagtaataatttttaaaagccaCGCATCTTCCAAAAGAAGAAGTCTTCGCTCTCCaatgtaatatatgttatgCTCTCGAAAGCGGAGAAATAAGATTTTTCTCGAAAGAGAAATAATGTACTTCGGATTGCGATCTATTAATCTGCGAAAGAATACATTCATTTTCCGCAAACTCGGCGAGACGTCCGTTCTGAGTCACTTTGACCTACGTTTCAGTCGGGTTCGGCATTTCAGTCTGccacgataaaaaaattgtgattttattaGGAATATGCTTCGGCGATCAAACCTGCacttatttatattgcatttctTGAATGCCGATTTTTAACGAGTATTCGAAAAATCCATATATGGCGATGAGTTTGTTGCGTGAATGGATATAATATTGCGAATATCTTTTACCCCGTACGTGATATCACGTGATATGACGACTGCGGCCAGTATTCATAGTTGGATCTTATTTcgagaccgtcttaagtaatgtttGAAAGTgctacggctctgtgattagtttatgacatcttaagattgtacttaagatggtgttaaatataagaaccgattATGAAACTGGTCTACGTGACATTATAATGGCATAtttacgaaattatttattaaacttctattttcaatatttgtgtTCACTCGCATTaagatttatatgtatatttatcgttgatatcatttttataaatcttctCTTTAGCTTAACACATATGCTCTGTCCTTGttgaatataattcttttaaagaaGTTATCCTATATAAGAATGTTATGTTATTGTTGTATTTTTCATAACGATGTATAGCATTGTATGATCATTGCAgctttatgttaataaatatatatacaaatacgTGTTTACGTTCTTGTCTTTATAAGAAGGTGAAAAGAAGGACGGTAAAGCGGATAAAGAGTTTTAAAAGTTCTATAAACATTAAGTTTCTAACAGCCCAATAGCTCTTTTCAGTAATTTAATCTGGATACATTTGCGTCACTATATCCTTCATATTGGAATTAATCGTTGGTCAATCTAATCCCAGATCAGAATAAAATgatcaaaagaaatatttaaaaaaacagataGCTGGAAATAAGCGGTAAAATCCCGAAAATGTTAGCTTGGAAttaagaaatcaattttacatAAGATTTACTTGAagccttttttttatagaatcttgtaaaaatataataaaacacaaCGTAAATTGCATAACACAAGATGTTTAGCTaccattatttatataatgtgatattttattttaatattagagtAGAGACATTGGCTtgtaatcatataaaatttttgcaaacgtGTATtgccagaaaatattattgtagttACACATCATGTATCAAAATTACTCGATAATCTTTCTTTgtgtatcatattttatttaaaactagcAGTAGTTAATACAATATGcaagtttctaaaaataacaattttaaaatataagtttataatattaacgatAGTGAGATACCTAAACCagttttgcaa is a window of Temnothorax longispinosus isolate EJ_2023e chromosome 1, Tlon_JGU_v1, whole genome shotgun sequence DNA encoding:
- the LOC139820081 gene encoding rab-like protein 6: MFSAIKRLAGKSDGVGNASPRPAHQSMPTNLQRKFAKGVQYNMKIIIKGDRNVGKTCLFYRLQGQKFIEEYIPTEEIQVASIQWNYKATDDVVKVEVWDVVDRGRRRRKLEGLKMDNAPTNAENAIEEPALDAEFLDVYKGTNGVIIVMDITKNWTFDYVQRELPKIPSHIPVIVLGNHCDMSHHRTVTADHVTYFIDSLHERTAQVRYAESSMRNGFGLKLLHKFFNLPFLQLQRETLLKQLETNEEETRLTVQELDLFQDSDDADYNKFLDNLVNRRRALADSVSASNLVSNVPSSMSNYHLAPSNANAVGEVKRSTSMPGPIGGGTPIPMKNLEMKSLPRKESSTTSTSDNVSNSTKTSQISTASISQNSAAKIEAAKPAESANNNGERRDSLNRPSLMSKIFGHKKEDETDGKLPNIKNVSLNAPLTSVEDFVPDGMLDKSFLEGCSMSSNSLTPEPDPVPVAQEGAESESDVETGNPLVAGYEDDLSSIEEVVSPVQPKLAENPLSKQKHKLEPLSGPEINIEKPIQVTKRDSVSSIEQELRISNEYEQPNEQSDINSDAFDNWLRRDSKWRQSPEGGEDVSSTSTRKDRLELSDKSLDVSVTSSNVHLELLDDTSMRQVSSNASSPVMKEKKKHKEKGDEKEKRKKKKSKDKDKDKEKTEKTEKKKKRSSHRTKEDRERDELEEFLNGSVTRMGVDVAYEAI